In the genome of Nitrospira japonica, one region contains:
- a CDS encoding fascin domain-containing protein has product MQHARPVSIFVAGILVFNLAACATESTPSVSQDAQAVSTTDTNPQPGQLPDSDIQERGLSPRLKPSVGSQIPSRPIQLAPTPLPGAFAIQTFNQNFVTAVDGGGRTTNVLHTDARGIGAWEQFKLLGGSGFGGQYAFQTMKGTYLTAVNGGGLSNAVLPNGQPTDPLHTDATQVQSWETFKIVLDQYGWRNAIQTVNGHYLTAVGAGGKTTDAFHTDAVKPNSWEQFYLWKCGDLGSGYQYAISALNGPSGVLFAYGGGGHVATHPDIVVTGALGVLSDYNARPQPFDNAWQRFRLIRQGDGSYALQTSNGINYVTAVKGGGLPHGTISYDSLVTDRTQVQAWETFRFVEHGACTYVIQTVGGYYLGKSTAAPGTALGWFATNVQDINAATKFRLLMVF; this is encoded by the coding sequence ATGCAGCACGCTCGACCGGTTTCCATATTCGTGGCAGGTATCCTCGTGTTCAATCTGGCGGCTTGCGCCACGGAGTCGACTCCGTCCGTGTCACAGGATGCTCAGGCAGTGTCAACGACGGACACCAATCCGCAACCGGGCCAACTTCCGGATAGTGACATTCAAGAGCGAGGACTTTCACCGCGCCTCAAACCCAGCGTAGGATCACAAATTCCCTCGCGTCCTATTCAGCTTGCCCCGACACCGCTTCCTGGAGCATTTGCCATTCAAACCTTCAATCAGAACTTTGTCACGGCGGTCGACGGCGGCGGACGTACGACCAACGTTCTTCACACAGATGCCAGAGGCATCGGGGCGTGGGAACAATTCAAGCTGCTGGGAGGCAGCGGCTTCGGCGGACAGTATGCCTTTCAAACCATGAAGGGCACTTACCTCACGGCGGTCAACGGAGGAGGTCTGTCGAACGCCGTATTGCCCAACGGTCAGCCCACCGACCCGCTTCACACCGATGCGACGCAAGTACAATCGTGGGAAACGTTCAAGATCGTCTTGGATCAATATGGATGGCGAAACGCCATTCAGACGGTGAACGGACATTACCTCACGGCCGTCGGGGCAGGAGGGAAAACCACGGATGCCTTCCACACCGACGCGGTGAAACCCAATTCCTGGGAACAGTTCTATCTGTGGAAGTGTGGCGACCTGGGATCGGGCTACCAATACGCCATATCAGCGCTGAACGGCCCGAGCGGGGTTTTGTTTGCGTACGGAGGAGGGGGCCACGTGGCGACACATCCGGACATTGTGGTCACCGGGGCGCTCGGCGTTCTTTCTGATTACAATGCGCGGCCGCAGCCGTTTGACAATGCCTGGCAACGCTTCAGGCTCATACGGCAGGGCGACGGTTCATATGCGTTGCAGACCTCAAACGGCATCAACTATGTGACGGCGGTAAAGGGAGGCGGCCTTCCGCACGGCACGATCAGCTATGACAGTCTCGTGACGGACCGGACGCAGGTGCAGGCATGGGAAACTTTCAGATTCGTCGAGCACGGCGCCTGCACCTATGTCATCCAAACCGTCGGAGGCTACTATTTGGGAAAGAGTACCGCTGCGCCGGGCACAGCCTTGGGGTGGTTCGCCACGAACGTTCAGGACATCAATGCAGCGACAAAGTTCCGGTTGCTGATGGTGTTTTGA
- a CDS encoding DUF302 domain-containing protein — protein sequence MKLIQALLNGALLLGIGFTPVSAGTARAESHLITKPSRYSVSDTIDRIEQAVTSKGMKVFARIDHGGEAKNVGLTMSPAQLLIFGNPKGGTALMVARPTAAIDLPMKALAWEDAEGKVWLTYNSPELLQERHAVPVEFTSKLHSVGTLLEQAVE from the coding sequence ATGAAACTCATTCAGGCACTACTGAACGGCGCGCTGCTGCTTGGCATAGGGTTCACGCCGGTGAGTGCCGGCACAGCACGTGCGGAAAGCCACTTGATTACGAAGCCCAGCCGCTACTCGGTTTCCGACACCATCGACCGGATCGAGCAGGCCGTGACGTCCAAAGGGATGAAGGTGTTTGCGCGTATCGATCATGGCGGAGAGGCAAAGAACGTCGGACTCACGATGTCACCCGCTCAACTGCTCATCTTCGGTAATCCAAAGGGCGGAACGGCATTGATGGTCGCACGACCGACTGCGGCCATCGATCTTCCGATGAAAGCCCTGGCCTGGGAAGATGCAGAAGGAAAGGTCTGGCTCACGTATAATTCACCGGAGTTGCTCCAGGAACGGCACGCCGTACCGGTTGAATTCACCTCAAAGCTTCACTCCGTGGGTACGCTGCTGGAGCAAGCTGTGGAGTGA
- a CDS encoding class I SAM-dependent methyltransferase produces MTDQERVRIFDSQGEAYKQAFQVFLDHTDQKRNAKGWLQQVVDRLPARKVFIDAGAGNGELARTFAPAFERTIAIEPNAYLLKQLQQAVPLAEAIGQSIMTARPPAPGDLVLCSHTFYYIPAEDWFAHLERLVSWMSPTGVTIVVLQHRESGCMNMLHHFLGHRFELRRTAETFRTKHGDRYDVVTTLDHAHVTTPDLARTYAVAEFMLNLLDMKHAPARRDVEAYLQAHFASAEGGYRIPVHQDFLEIRAKTPAAEA; encoded by the coding sequence ATGACCGATCAAGAACGCGTGCGCATCTTCGATTCCCAGGGCGAAGCGTACAAACAGGCCTTTCAAGTCTTCCTGGACCACACGGACCAGAAGCGAAACGCCAAAGGATGGCTTCAGCAGGTGGTGGACCGTCTGCCGGCGCGCAAAGTATTCATCGATGCCGGTGCGGGCAACGGCGAGCTCGCACGGACGTTCGCTCCCGCCTTTGAACGTACCATCGCCATCGAACCGAACGCCTATCTCCTCAAGCAGCTGCAACAGGCGGTTCCCCTGGCCGAAGCCATCGGCCAATCGATCATGACGGCCCGGCCGCCGGCACCGGGTGATCTCGTGTTGTGTTCCCACACGTTCTATTATATCCCGGCGGAGGACTGGTTCGCGCATCTGGAGCGCCTCGTGTCCTGGATGTCCCCGACCGGCGTCACGATCGTCGTCCTCCAGCACCGCGAGAGCGGGTGCATGAATATGCTCCATCATTTCCTGGGGCACCGCTTCGAACTGCGGAGGACCGCCGAGACATTTCGCACGAAGCACGGCGATCGCTACGACGTCGTCACGACGCTCGATCACGCACACGTGACGACGCCGGACCTGGCCAGAACGTATGCCGTCGCTGAATTCATGCTGAACCTGTTGGACATGAAGCACGCGCCGGCAAGGCGCGACGTGGAAGCCTATCTCCAGGCTCACTTTGCGTCCGCCGAAGGCGGATACCGGATCCCAGTCCATCAAGATTTCCTAGAGATTCGAGCCAAGACTCCCGCAGCCGAAGCTTGA
- a CDS encoding outer membrane beta-barrel protein, giving the protein MRTIVSRHSISTALCLFTIVYLAALPAKAEWYIVGQTGVILPGSLSNATVNSPTLAGGVTDARVADIDMEKASPFYGAKVGFFFPKREWFGLETEAFTSQLNIKQQTVVGGVPGRVFSETMAGSHMQLTTWAINAIVRSPSLVAELEPYGGIGPALFFSTSGDTNVSLGVNLIAGARYFVMPQLALFGEFKYNRATLRTETIQGDYSSQIFVFGISLHFDRPLPTSSH; this is encoded by the coding sequence TTGAGAACGATTGTTTCGCGTCACTCCATTTCCACGGCTCTCTGTCTCTTCACCATCGTCTATCTCGCCGCACTCCCCGCCAAGGCAGAATGGTACATCGTCGGCCAGACCGGCGTGATCCTGCCGGGCAGTCTCTCCAATGCCACCGTGAATAGCCCCACGCTGGCAGGAGGCGTGACCGACGCTCGAGTCGCCGACATCGATATGGAGAAAGCTTCCCCGTTCTATGGCGCGAAGGTGGGGTTTTTCTTCCCCAAACGCGAGTGGTTCGGGCTGGAAACGGAAGCCTTTACGTCACAGCTGAACATCAAGCAACAGACCGTCGTGGGAGGCGTGCCGGGGAGAGTCTTCTCGGAAACGATGGCGGGTTCCCATATGCAGCTGACGACCTGGGCCATCAATGCCATCGTGCGCAGCCCGTCCTTGGTCGCGGAGCTCGAACCCTACGGCGGAATCGGCCCCGCGCTGTTCTTCTCGACCAGCGGGGACACCAACGTCAGTCTCGGCGTGAACCTGATCGCCGGAGCCCGCTATTTCGTGATGCCGCAACTGGCACTCTTCGGGGAGTTCAAATACAACCGGGCGACCCTTCGAACCGAGACCATCCAGGGAGACTACTCCTCGCAGATTTTCGTCTTCGGGATCTCACTCCACTTCGACCGACCGCTGCCGACATCGAGTCATTGA